A stretch of Fundicoccus culcitae DNA encodes these proteins:
- a CDS encoding metalloregulator ArsR/SmtB family transcription factor has protein sequence MTDEKDVYAAVADPTRRQLLDLLAEVDELPLYELTSRFDMGRTAVSKHLAILKEAGLVDSRKVGRETRYRLNAKPLKEIQDWVSFYEKFWMDRLSRLQILLEEQKMTADVILDFTYSSTVAEVWNALTDSDMLAQWIWDNNFKAEEGYQFRFQSEPNEYWDGIVTGEVLVVDEPNQLAYTWASAGETTTITWTLTKVAEGTQLHFEQTGFSEETKATPGAIAGATYAWTEFGNKLASLLA, from the coding sequence ATGACGGATGAAAAGGATGTTTATGCGGCTGTTGCTGATCCAACACGTCGTCAGTTGCTTGATTTATTAGCCGAGGTGGATGAACTGCCTTTGTATGAGTTGACAAGTCGGTTTGATATGGGACGTACAGCTGTATCAAAACACTTGGCTATTTTGAAGGAAGCAGGTCTTGTGGATAGTCGCAAAGTCGGTAGGGAAACGCGTTATCGTTTGAATGCTAAGCCACTCAAGGAAATTCAAGACTGGGTATCATTCTATGAGAAGTTTTGGATGGATCGCCTCAGTCGATTACAGATTTTATTGGAGGAACAGAAAATGACAGCAGATGTTATATTAGATTTTACCTATTCGAGTACGGTTGCAGAGGTTTGGAATGCCTTGACTGATTCAGATATGTTAGCTCAATGGATTTGGGATAATAATTTTAAAGCCGAGGAAGGGTATCAATTTAGATTCCAATCGGAACCCAATGAGTATTGGGATGGAATCGTCACGGGCGAAGTGTTGGTTGTCGATGAACCCAACCAATTGGCATACACATGGGCAAGTGCTGGCGAAACCACTACGATTACTTGGACTTTGACTAAAGTGGCTGAAGGTACGCAATTACATTTTGAACAAACAGGCTTTAGTGAAGAAACCAAAGCAACACCTGGTGCGATTGCTGGGGCTACTTATGCTTGGACGGAATTTGGTAATAAACTCGCGAGCTTATTAGCTTAG
- a CDS encoding purple acid phosphatase family protein, whose protein sequence is MKSLKKLVLTSLLASTLLTGLEFQPIAYAQDTATATITEETLKANEDRANDPAFSEDAITENDGVEVDEERNILSVTIGGETAEVTAENPAVPEAPVNNNPNRISTNLTDDPSTSMHFQWHTTEVDENASLYIWEDGQNIGDAVKVTPEINEIDDAYYIQQTEEGHYVYAIVWDEEEDEPMTDDDDPWFAVENPDQVVGYFTDEAFTESNLLWLDKGFDNYSLALPYPAFTETAYKATATELKPGTVYHYAVGNTETLISPTATFTTAAQGQEDFTFIHYTDTQNAFSSENQRSEADYSKSTLESAVANPEAANARFAIHTGDVVNDDWNDTEWNLTLNALAPINEAMPHLFVTGNHDNNNFLTHINTNNEVEGMESGVAYSTRYNNVQFIVLNTEQFNESDEEVPPTILENQMTWFKEELQAANDAKANGEIDWIIVNYHRPMFSSSYHALEDEEVQVGRDELMSVLDEYDVDAVFNGHDHNLTVTHALKHNADAFGNAEVATAGETDGDTTTFTSPEGTVFFVPNTAGTKTYDTIYKLQSFDWILEEEDIDVTYDELFGHELTEEDIQNFRELLLTEEQPFRSSFYSDGHSNARESNIQHYSIVDVTADSLTYEVYEVVGEDLVNRETNLVHTYVITK, encoded by the coding sequence ATGAAATCATTAAAGAAACTTGTTTTGACGTCATTACTAGCTTCAACCCTGTTAACGGGTCTAGAGTTCCAACCGATAGCCTATGCACAAGATACAGCAACCGCTACGATTACCGAAGAAACGTTAAAAGCCAATGAAGACCGCGCCAATGATCCAGCGTTTTCAGAAGATGCTATCACTGAAAATGATGGGGTAGAAGTTGATGAAGAAAGGAACATCCTTTCAGTCACTATCGGTGGCGAAACAGCTGAGGTAACCGCAGAAAATCCAGCTGTCCCAGAAGCACCGGTAAACAACAATCCTAACCGCATTTCTACCAACTTAACGGATGATCCATCCACTTCTATGCATTTCCAATGGCATACCACCGAAGTAGATGAAAATGCCAGCCTGTATATTTGGGAAGACGGTCAAAATATAGGTGATGCCGTTAAAGTGACGCCTGAAATTAATGAAATTGATGATGCCTACTACATCCAACAAACAGAAGAGGGTCACTATGTGTATGCGATTGTTTGGGATGAAGAAGAAGACGAACCGATGACAGACGATGATGATCCATGGTTTGCAGTAGAAAATCCTGACCAAGTCGTAGGCTACTTCACAGATGAAGCATTTACTGAAAGTAATTTATTATGGTTGGATAAAGGGTTTGATAACTATTCATTGGCTTTACCTTACCCGGCATTTACAGAAACAGCCTATAAAGCAACTGCCACTGAATTAAAACCTGGGACCGTTTATCATTATGCCGTAGGGAATACTGAAACCTTAATATCCCCAACCGCTACATTTACAACCGCTGCCCAAGGTCAAGAAGACTTTACCTTCATTCACTATACCGACACACAAAATGCCTTTTCTTCAGAAAACCAACGATCAGAAGCGGATTATTCTAAGTCAACCCTTGAATCAGCTGTCGCTAATCCTGAAGCCGCTAATGCACGTTTCGCCATCCATACCGGTGACGTGGTTAACGACGACTGGAATGACACTGAGTGGAACTTAACGCTTAATGCGCTGGCACCAATCAATGAAGCCATGCCACATTTATTTGTTACAGGAAACCATGACAACAACAACTTCCTAACCCACATCAACACTAACAATGAAGTGGAAGGCATGGAATCAGGTGTAGCTTACTCTACCCGCTACAACAACGTTCAATTCATCGTATTAAATACGGAACAATTCAACGAATCCGATGAAGAAGTACCACCAACCATTTTAGAAAATCAAATGACTTGGTTCAAAGAAGAATTACAAGCTGCTAACGATGCTAAAGCCAATGGCGAAATCGACTGGATTATCGTGAACTATCACCGCCCAATGTTCTCATCTTCCTACCACGCATTAGAAGACGAAGAAGTTCAAGTAGGCCGTGATGAATTAATGTCAGTTTTAGATGAATACGACGTGGATGCTGTCTTTAACGGACACGACCATAACTTGACGGTTACGCACGCCTTAAAACACAATGCCGACGCTTTTGGTAACGCAGAAGTTGCGACAGCCGGTGAAACAGATGGCGACACAACAACCTTTACAAGTCCAGAAGGGACCGTCTTCTTCGTACCAAATACAGCAGGTACTAAGACTTACGATACCATTTATAAACTACAATCCTTTGACTGGATTCTTGAAGAAGAAGATATTGATGTGACCTATGATGAATTATTCGGACATGAATTGACTGAAGAAGATATTCAAAACTTCCGTGAATTATTGTTGACCGAAGAACAACCCTTCCGTTCATCATTCTATTCCGATGGCCATTCAAACGCCCGTGAATCAAACATCCAACACTACTCAATCGTTGATGTCACCGCAGATTCACTAACCTATGAAGTTTACGAAGTTGTCGGTGAAGACCTAGTTAACCGCGAAACCAACCTCGTACACACTTACGTTATCACAAAATAA